The following proteins are encoded in a genomic region of Haloarcula marina:
- a CDS encoding SRPBCC family protein: MPRVTRETYIDAPRARVFDLARHVEAHVATMPNESASGATGLLGPGDVVTFRAPQFGFPFELTAEIVAFDRPRRFRDEQVSGVFGSLSHDHEFEAREGGTLMRDDVRFEMPFAPLGRVGTPIARRRLEHLIEYHAEALKRVAESDEWRRFLDG; the protein is encoded by the coding sequence ATGCCACGGGTCACGCGGGAGACGTACATCGACGCGCCGCGAGCACGGGTGTTCGACCTCGCGCGCCACGTTGAGGCCCACGTCGCGACGATGCCGAACGAATCGGCGTCGGGCGCGACGGGACTGCTTGGACCGGGCGACGTGGTGACGTTCCGCGCGCCGCAGTTCGGGTTCCCGTTCGAACTCACCGCCGAAATCGTCGCGTTCGACCGCCCGCGCCGGTTCCGCGACGAGCAGGTTTCGGGCGTCTTCGGGTCCCTCTCGCACGACCACGAGTTCGAAGCACGCGAGGGCGGGACGCTGATGCGCGACGACGTGCGATTCGAGATGCCGTTTGCTCCCTTGGGTCGGGTCGGAACGCCGATTGCGCGACGACGGCTCGAACACCTCATCGAGTACCACGCCGAGGCATTGAAGCGCGTGGCGGAGAGTGACGAGTGGCGGC